In Armatimonadota bacterium, a single genomic region encodes these proteins:
- a CDS encoding ABC transporter permease, whose amino-acid sequence MSHAKEWWRYNISQNPMLAEIERFRRKFFSFRGPNVQANGGLGLIVVLFLFYSIICIYNRGDIEPIAQLSVYLGFALFVIPFMLHATIAGERERRSWDMLLVAPISPSQIVMGKFVAAFLGLLLTFALFMVPVLILAVYYPTMHWDNLLWGIVVVMCQLLSLTALTILISARVKRPLIALAVTIGVVLVFFFFAPMFLSIVDSFTSKYLTSAVYPFSVIAELARVNQPPRAYMAGDDIGSFVNPVLTSLTCVVSQLVLTFVLLAWAIRTLHFADNEVRFINQKKKNHA is encoded by the coding sequence ATGAGTCACGCGAAAGAATGGTGGAGATACAACATCTCTCAGAACCCAATGCTCGCCGAAATTGAGCGGTTCCGGCGGAAGTTCTTCAGCTTCCGAGGACCGAATGTTCAGGCGAACGGGGGGCTGGGGCTGATCGTTGTGCTGTTCCTGTTCTACAGCATCATATGTATCTACAACCGGGGTGATATCGAGCCAATAGCGCAGCTCTCGGTCTATCTGGGTTTTGCGCTGTTTGTGATCCCGTTCATGCTCCACGCGACCATCGCAGGAGAGCGAGAACGGCGAAGCTGGGACATGCTGCTGGTCGCGCCAATTTCGCCTTCGCAGATTGTGATGGGCAAGTTTGTGGCGGCGTTTCTGGGGCTTTTGCTGACCTTCGCCCTCTTCATGGTTCCCGTGCTCATCTTGGCTGTTTACTATCCAACCATGCACTGGGATAACCTACTGTGGGGAATTGTGGTCGTGATGTGCCAGTTGCTCTCGCTGACGGCGCTGACGATTCTTATATCTGCTCGAGTGAAACGTCCGCTTATAGCGCTAGCGGTGACGATTGGCGTAGTGCTTGTGTTTTTCTTCTTTGCGCCCATGTTTCTGTCCATCGTGGATTCATTCACGAGCAAGTATCTGACGAGTGCGGTGTACCCATTTAGCGTGATTGCCGAGCTTGCCCGAGTCAACCAGCCTCCCAGAGCGTATATGGCAGGTGACGATATCGGGTCCTTCGTCAATCCGGTCCTCACGAGTCTGACGTGTGTTGTCAGCCAGCTCGTCCTCACTTTCGTCTTGCTCGCATGGGCGATCAGAACGCTCCACTTTGCCGACAACGAAGTCCGCTTCATCAACCAAAAGAAGAAGAACCATGCTTGA
- a CDS encoding ABC transporter ATP-binding protein, giving the protein MLEVKNLRKTYGDFTAVQGISFSLKPGDIFGFIGSNGAGKTTTIRMLATLLEPTSGTATLNGVDVVEQPMEIRRMIGYMPDFFGLYDDVKVWEYLDFFASIYGVSQRDKVIDEVLELTDLTIKKEAFVQSLSRGMQQRLCLARCLVHDPKLLLLDEPASGLDPRARAELKELIAELGRMGKIIIISSHILPELSDFCNSVGIIERGNLLAFGDVASVVRSIRPTKLIKIEVMGDLDPATKFFSNQPNTRLGDAAGNNLAIEFDGDDSAQVELLKKALAADIKILSFSEDTANLEDVFMKLTTGAVS; this is encoded by the coding sequence ATGCTTGAAGTCAAAAACCTCCGCAAAACCTACGGCGATTTCACCGCCGTCCAGGGGATTTCGTTTTCGCTGAAACCGGGCGATATCTTCGGCTTCATAGGCAGTAACGGTGCTGGCAAAACCACCACGATTCGGATGCTCGCCACCCTGCTGGAGCCAACCAGCGGGACCGCCACGCTGAACGGCGTTGACGTGGTTGAGCAGCCGATGGAAATCCGACGAATGATCGGCTACATGCCGGACTTCTTTGGGTTGTACGACGATGTCAAGGTTTGGGAATATCTCGACTTCTTCGCTAGTATCTACGGGGTTTCTCAGCGAGACAAGGTGATTGATGAGGTTCTTGAACTCACTGACCTGACGATCAAAAAGGAGGCGTTTGTGCAGTCACTGTCGCGCGGAATGCAACAACGGCTCTGCTTGGCGCGCTGCCTTGTTCACGACCCCAAACTGCTGCTTTTAGACGAGCCGGCTTCCGGCCTCGACCCTCGGGCCCGGGCCGAGCTGAAAGAGTTGATTGCTGAGCTGGGGCGAATGGGAAAGATCATTATCATCTCTTCTCACATCCTGCCCGAGCTCTCAGATTTCTGTAACAGCGTCGGCATCATTGAGCGCGGAAACCTGTTGGCTTTCGGCGATGTGGCTTCGGTTGTGCGCAGCATCCGGCCCACGAAGCTCATCAAGATTGAAGTGATGGGTGACCTTGATCCTGCCACGAAGTTCTTCTCGAACCAACCCAACACACGCCTTGGCGATGCTGCCGGTAACAACCTGGCAATCGAGTTCGACGGAGATGACTCTGCGCAGGTAGAGCTTCTTAAGAAGGCACTTGCGGCGGACATCAAAATCCTCAGTTTTAGTGAAGACACCGCAAACCTTGAGGATGTGTTTATGAAGCTAACAACCGGCGCGGTGAGCTAG